The Streptococcus sp. S5 genome contains a region encoding:
- a CDS encoding NAD(P)H-dependent oxidoreductase: MKILVINGHPDKESYCQAIFKTIVETIDSNRHELKVINLNEEDFDPVLRYGYRKRMEEDSFILRSQEWIQWADHLIFVYPIWWSSMPSLMKGWIDRVFTPGIAYSANDQGNFIWNYLRGKQFKKLLKGKTASIYATSMAPTWWYKIFSGPLNIPDSYGISVLKNAVLNHCGIKTKRVCILGEVGRDVNTASMRELHLKKVAAEVKKL; encoded by the coding sequence ATGAAGATTCTAGTCATCAATGGGCATCCGGATAAGGAAAGTTACTGTCAGGCAATTTTTAAAACCATTGTCGAAACAATTGACTCAAATCGCCACGAGCTTAAAGTGATTAATCTCAATGAAGAGGACTTTGATCCGGTTCTTCGCTATGGCTACCGAAAGCGGATGGAGGAAGATTCCTTTATCCTTCGTTCTCAAGAATGGATCCAGTGGGCGGATCACCTGATCTTTGTCTATCCCATCTGGTGGAGTAGTATGCCTAGCCTTATGAAGGGCTGGATCGATCGGGTCTTTACACCGGGGATTGCTTACTCGGCCAATGACCAAGGAAACTTTATCTGGAATTACCTCAGAGGTAAGCAATTTAAGAAGTTGCTTAAAGGCAAAACAGCTAGTATCTATGCGACCTCCATGGCGCCTACTTGGTGGTACAAGATCTTTTCAGGCCCTCTCAACATTCCGGATAGTTATGGCATCTCTGTTTTGAAGAATGCCGTCTTGAACCACTGTGGGATTAAAACCAAGCGCGTCTGCATCTTAGGAGAAGTCGGCCGCGATGTGAATACCGCTAGCATGCGGGAACTGCATCTCAAAAAGGTCGCAGCAGAAGTGAAAAAACTCTGA
- a CDS encoding PaaI family thioesterase, whose product MKDFHFDAIAAFENYEIEKMRDGHVVVTTKVVESSLNYYGNAHGGYLFTLCDQVSGLVVVSQGVDGVTLQSSINYLKAGRLGDVLTIHGECVHSGRTTRVVDVDITNQDGANVCKATFTMFVTGVRDESAQVRI is encoded by the coding sequence ATGAAAGATTTTCACTTTGATGCAATTGCTGCATTTGAAAATTATGAAATCGAAAAGATGAGAGATGGCCATGTGGTGGTGACAACCAAGGTCGTGGAATCATCGCTCAATTATTATGGAAATGCGCACGGAGGCTATCTCTTTACCCTGTGTGACCAAGTCAGTGGGTTGGTCGTGGTTTCTCAAGGGGTCGATGGGGTAACCTTGCAATCCTCAATCAATTACTTGAAAGCAGGGCGTCTAGGTGATGTCCTCACGATCCATGGTGAATGTGTCCACAGTGGACGGACGACTCGAGTTGTGGATGTCGATATTACCAATCAAGACGGAGCCAATGTCTGCAAGGCAACCTTTACGATGTTTGTTACGGGAGTGAGAGATGAATCCGCACAAGTACGCATTTAA
- a CDS encoding GNAT family N-acetyltransferase, whose product MIDLRKLIEEDLVPLWEIAYSQSNPIWKQYDAPYYDDYQYFPNFQEFKLQKLESTLNNSNRLGIFVDDKLVGTVSRYWVCKETRWMELGICIYDNKFWNSGIGKAAMLQWIDRTFQDYLELEHLGLTTWSGNFGMMKLAEKLRMKKEAHIPKVRYYQGVYYDSIKYGILREEWEEANGHHCQTDGNS is encoded by the coding sequence ATGATCGATTTAAGAAAACTAATAGAAGAAGATTTGGTGCCTTTGTGGGAAATTGCTTATTCACAATCTAATCCAATTTGGAAGCAGTATGACGCTCCCTATTATGACGATTATCAGTATTTTCCTAATTTTCAAGAATTTAAACTACAAAAATTAGAATCCACTCTAAACAACTCAAATCGCCTTGGTATTTTTGTTGATGATAAACTAGTTGGGACTGTTTCGCGCTACTGGGTATGTAAAGAAACAAGATGGATGGAATTGGGAATTTGTATTTATGATAACAAATTTTGGAACTCTGGAATTGGAAAAGCTGCTATGCTACAGTGGATAGATCGGACATTTCAGGATTACTTGGAGTTGGAGCATCTTGGTTTAACAACTTGGTCAGGAAATTTTGGTATGATGAAATTGGCTGAAAAATTAAGAATGAAAAAAGAAGCTCATATTCCAAAAGTTCGTTATTATCAAGGTGTTTATTATGATAGTATTAAATACGGCATTTTGAGAGAAGAATGGGAGGAAGCAAATGGTCATCACTGTCAAACAGATGGAAACTCCTGA
- a CDS encoding GNAT family N-acetyltransferase has protein sequence MVITVKQMETPEEIEGKSLVHWQTWREAYDDLLPADFQETMTLEKCRFFIQKYPENTLIAMDGKKVVGFISYGNYRDETIQAGEIIALYVLKDYYGKGVSKKLMHAAFVALDQFSEIYLWVLKDNKRAIAFYQKMGFTFDGQEQILKLGKPVKELRMICSSNKNS, from the coding sequence ATGGTCATCACTGTCAAACAGATGGAAACTCCTGAAGAGATAGAAGGCAAGTCCCTCGTTCATTGGCAAACGTGGAGAGAGGCTTATGATGACCTTTTACCCGCGGATTTTCAGGAGACGATGACATTAGAAAAATGTCGATTCTTTATTCAAAAATATCCAGAAAATACCTTGATTGCGATGGATGGAAAGAAGGTTGTTGGATTTATCAGCTATGGAAATTACCGTGATGAGACCATTCAAGCTGGTGAAATCATTGCCTTATATGTTTTAAAAGATTACTATGGAAAAGGTGTGAGTAAAAAGTTAATGCATGCTGCATTTGTTGCTCTTGATCAATTCTCTGAAATTTATTTATGGGTATTGAAAGATAATAAGCGAGCCATTGCTTTCTATCAAAAAATGGGTTTTACTTTTGATGGCCAAGAACAAATACTTAAACTTGGAAAACCTGTTAAGGAATTGCGGATGATATGTTCTTCAAATAAAAATTCCTAA
- a CDS encoding ABC transporter ATP-binding protein — translation MKSECLNIKGLNVWYKKDKPVIKDTNVLVPNHSVVGLIGRNGAGKTTLLKALSSVFDHRQYAVETVTIEDKATSFHTNFYKSRTYTVFTENNSFLNWDFVHYFNFVCRLYHRKRDETLLQDLISGFHFEEFLNTDIGSLSTGNKKKVFLITAFYLKPSLLILDEPFDGLDFDATEFLYGLLLQYKEEGAILMSSHIAESIVRVCDTAYTIEDGHLDAIESNLEDWFHDVNRQRG, via the coding sequence ATGAAGAGTGAGTGTTTAAACATCAAGGGGCTAAATGTTTGGTATAAAAAAGACAAGCCCGTTATTAAAGACACGAATGTGCTTGTACCCAATCATTCTGTAGTAGGGTTGATTGGTCGAAATGGAGCAGGGAAGACAACCTTGCTAAAAGCCTTAAGTAGTGTCTTTGATCATCGGCAGTATGCAGTTGAGACTGTTACTATAGAAGACAAGGCGACCTCTTTTCATACGAATTTCTATAAGAGCCGTACTTATACAGTTTTTACTGAAAACAATAGTTTTTTAAACTGGGATTTTGTTCATTATTTTAATTTTGTCTGTCGTTTGTATCATCGAAAGAGGGATGAAACGTTATTGCAGGACCTGATCTCAGGCTTTCATTTTGAAGAATTTCTCAATACCGATATCGGTAGTTTGTCAACGGGAAATAAGAAGAAAGTCTTCCTGATCACAGCTTTTTATCTCAAACCTTCCCTCCTTATTTTGGACGAACCATTTGATGGCCTTGATTTTGATGCGACAGAATTTCTATATGGTTTACTATTGCAGTATAAAGAAGAAGGCGCTATTCTGATGAGTTCGCATATAGCAGAGAGTATCGTTCGAGTCTGTGATACAGCTTATACTATTGAAGATGGTCACCTAGACGCGATCGAATCGAATTTAGAAGATTGGTTTCATGACGTCAATCGTCAAAGGGGGTAG
- a CDS encoding HAD family hydrolase, with protein MNPHKYAFKNYIFDFYGTLVDIETDESSSLLWDTMAQIYQSYGASYTGEGLRLRYRELVQQAEEDLAKEKQVAYPEIDLTVIFVQLYLEGHPSGNSVVHLKEWGRLIARTFRVLSRKRLELYPHTKEVLEDMKAAGCRIFLLSNAQADFTNPEIDLVGLRELFHAIYLSSDAGIRKPQPEFLLEVMKEHQLNPEKTVMVGNDFTTDVAVAQSIGMESILINTFPYSDVELREKNQAGVRVIQDIRELQED; from the coding sequence ATGAATCCGCACAAGTACGCATTTAAAAACTATATTTTTGATTTTTATGGAACCTTGGTCGACATCGAAACGGATGAGTCGAGTTCCCTTTTATGGGATACCATGGCTCAGATCTACCAATCCTACGGGGCAAGCTACACAGGAGAAGGCTTGCGACTGCGTTATAGAGAGTTGGTGCAACAAGCCGAAGAAGACTTGGCTAAGGAAAAACAAGTTGCCTACCCAGAGATTGATCTTACAGTTATCTTTGTGCAATTGTATTTAGAAGGCCATCCAAGCGGGAATAGTGTTGTCCACCTCAAAGAGTGGGGACGTTTGATTGCGCGGACTTTCCGTGTCCTTTCTCGCAAACGGTTGGAGCTTTATCCTCACACGAAAGAAGTATTAGAGGATATGAAAGCTGCAGGTTGCCGGATCTTTCTCTTATCCAATGCCCAAGCGGATTTTACCAATCCGGAGATTGATTTGGTTGGTTTGAGAGAACTTTTCCATGCCATTTACTTGTCATCTGATGCAGGTATTCGCAAACCTCAGCCAGAGTTTCTCTTGGAAGTGATGAAAGAACACCAGTTGAACCCTGAGAAAACGGTCATGGTGGGGAATGACTTTACGACAGATGTCGCCGTGGCCCAAAGTATCGGGATGGAGAGTATCTTGATCAATACCTTCCCATATTCTGATGTTGAACTTCGAGAGAAGAATCAAGCAGGTGTGCGCGTGATTCAAGATATTCGAGAATTACAGGAAGATTGA
- a CDS encoding 8-oxo-dGTP diphosphatase, whose product MSRTTPTTLCNLCMVEDLENGKVVLQYRSPEKTHWAGYAFPGGHIEEGESLAESVIREVYEETGLTIADPKLVAVKDWPQDEGGRYIVFCYKATEFTGQLRSSEEGEVYWVEKDQLEKLDLSYDMLPLLEVMEDPDLSEFYYRKRTDDDWEKLRF is encoded by the coding sequence ATGTCACGTACAACGCCTACTACACTGTGCAATCTTTGCATGGTCGAAGATCTTGAAAATGGGAAAGTAGTCCTCCAATACCGCTCACCTGAAAAGACTCACTGGGCTGGCTATGCTTTTCCAGGTGGCCATATAGAAGAAGGAGAAAGTCTTGCAGAATCCGTCATTCGTGAAGTTTACGAAGAGACAGGACTGACAATTGCAGATCCAAAACTGGTCGCAGTCAAAGACTGGCCACAAGATGAGGGCGGCCGCTACATCGTCTTTTGCTACAAAGCGACAGAATTTACAGGCCAGCTAAGATCGTCTGAAGAAGGAGAAGTTTATTGGGTTGAGAAGGATCAATTAGAAAAGTTGGACTTGTCCTACGATATGCTTCCTCTGCTGGAAGTGATGGAAGACCCGGACTTGTCAGAGTTCTATTATCGCAAACGGACAGACGATGATTGGGAAAAATTAAGATTTTAA
- the uvrB gene encoding excinuclease ABC subunit UvrB — protein MINRITDNKFKLVSKYQPSGDQPQAIEQLVDNIEGGEKAQILMGATGTGKTYTMSQVIAQVNKPTLVIAHNKTLAGQLYGEFKEFFPENAVEYFVSYYDYYQPEAYVPSSDTYIEKDSSVNDEIDKLRHSATSALLERNDVIVVASVSCIYGLGSPKEYADSVVSLRPGLEISRDKLLNDLVDIQFERNDIDFQRGKFRVRGDVVEIFPASRDEHAFRVEFFGDEIDRIREVEALTGQVLGEVDHLAIFPATHFVTNDDHMEVAIAKIQAELEEQLKVFEKEGKLLEAQRLKQRTEYDIEMLREMGYTNGVENYSRHMDGRSEGEPPYTLLDFFPEDFLIMIDESHMTMGQIKGMYNGDRSRKEMLVNYGFRLPSALDNRPLRREEFESHVHQIVYVSATPGDYEMEQTDTIIEQIIRPTGLLDPEVEVRPTMGQMDDLLGEINARVERGERTFVTTLTKKMAEDLTDYFKEMGVKVKYMHSDIKTLERTEIIRDLRLGVFDVLVGINLLREGIDVPEVSLVAILDADKEGFLRNERGLIQTIGRAARNSEGHVIMYADTMTQSMQRAIDETARRRQIQMAYNEEHGIVPQTIKKEIRDLISVTKAVAKEEDKEVDITSLNRQERKELVKKLQGQMQEAVEVLDFELAAQIRDMMLEVKALD, from the coding sequence ATGATTAATCGAATTACAGATAACAAATTTAAACTAGTATCCAAATACCAACCGTCTGGGGATCAACCGCAGGCCATCGAGCAGTTGGTAGATAACATCGAGGGTGGTGAGAAGGCGCAAATCCTGATGGGAGCGACTGGTACGGGGAAGACCTACACTATGAGTCAGGTCATTGCCCAGGTCAATAAGCCGACCTTGGTCATCGCCCACAATAAAACGCTAGCGGGCCAGCTCTATGGGGAGTTCAAGGAATTTTTCCCTGAAAATGCGGTCGAGTACTTCGTATCTTACTACGATTACTACCAGCCTGAAGCCTATGTGCCATCAAGCGATACCTATATCGAAAAGGATAGTTCGGTCAATGATGAGATTGACAAGCTTCGTCACTCAGCAACCTCAGCTCTTTTAGAACGAAATGACGTCATTGTCGTTGCGTCTGTTTCTTGTATCTATGGTTTGGGTTCGCCTAAGGAATATGCTGACAGCGTAGTGAGCTTGCGTCCAGGTCTCGAAATTTCTCGTGATAAACTGCTGAACGACTTGGTGGACATACAGTTTGAGCGCAATGACATCGACTTTCAACGGGGAAAATTCCGTGTCCGTGGGGATGTGGTGGAGATTTTCCCAGCCTCTCGTGATGAGCATGCCTTTCGAGTAGAGTTTTTCGGAGACGAGATTGACCGTATCCGTGAAGTTGAAGCTCTAACTGGTCAAGTTCTCGGTGAAGTGGACCATTTGGCGATTTTTCCAGCCACTCACTTTGTGACCAATGACGACCATATGGAAGTGGCCATTGCCAAGATTCAGGCTGAACTGGAAGAGCAGTTAAAGGTCTTTGAAAAAGAAGGCAAGCTCTTGGAAGCCCAACGCCTGAAGCAACGGACCGAGTACGACATTGAAATGTTGCGAGAGATGGGCTACACCAATGGGGTGGAAAACTACTCCCGTCATATGGACGGACGGAGTGAAGGTGAGCCACCTTATACCCTTCTTGACTTCTTCCCAGAAGATTTTCTTATTATGATTGACGAAAGCCACATGACCATGGGGCAAATCAAGGGCATGTACAACGGAGACCGCTCGCGCAAGGAGATGTTGGTCAACTATGGCTTCCGTTTGCCATCTGCTTTGGATAACCGGCCTCTGCGTCGTGAAGAGTTTGAAAGCCACGTCCACCAGATTGTCTATGTCTCTGCGACACCAGGTGACTATGAGATGGAACAAACGGACACTATCATCGAGCAAATCATTCGTCCGACAGGTCTTCTGGATCCTGAGGTGGAAGTACGCCCGACTATGGGGCAAATGGATGATCTCCTGGGTGAGATCAATGCGCGTGTGGAACGTGGAGAGCGGACCTTTGTTACGACCTTGACTAAGAAGATGGCAGAAGATTTGACGGATTACTTTAAGGAAATGGGTGTCAAGGTCAAATACATGCACTCGGATATTAAGACCTTGGAGCGGACGGAGATTATTCGTGATTTGCGTTTGGGCGTCTTTGATGTCTTGGTCGGAATCAACCTCCTTCGGGAAGGGATTGACGTACCAGAAGTTAGTCTGGTGGCCATTCTCGATGCGGACAAGGAAGGTTTTCTCCGCAATGAACGCGGACTCATCCAGACTATCGGTCGTGCAGCCCGTAATAGCGAAGGTCATGTCATCATGTATGCGGACACCATGACCCAGTCTATGCAACGTGCGATTGATGAAACAGCCCGGCGTCGTCAGATCCAGATGGCCTATAATGAAGAGCATGGCATTGTGCCACAAACCATCAAAAAGGAAATCCGTGATCTCATCTCTGTTACCAAGGCGGTGGCCAAAGAAGAGGACAAGGAAGTGGATATCACCAGTCTCAACCGCCAAGAGCGTAAGGAACTGGTCAAGAAACTGCAAGGTCAAATGCAAGAAGCCGTGGAAGTGCTTGATTTCGAACTGGCAGCACAGATCCGCGATATGATGTTGGAAGTCAAGGCCTTGGATTGA
- a CDS encoding zinc ribbon domain-containing protein YjdM → MNNLPNCPKCNSEYVYEDGALLVCPECAYEWNPAEVVEEEGVVAIDANGNKLADGDTVTLIKDLKVKGAPKDLKQGTRVKNIRIVEGDHNIDCKIDGFGAMKLKSEFVKKI, encoded by the coding sequence ATGAATAACTTACCAAACTGTCCAAAATGTAACTCTGAATACGTCTATGAAGATGGAGCGCTCTTGGTGTGCCCAGAGTGTGCGTATGAATGGAACCCAGCTGAGGTCGTAGAAGAAGAAGGTGTTGTAGCCATCGACGCGAATGGAAATAAATTGGCTGATGGCGATACAGTGACCTTGATCAAAGATTTGAAAGTCAAGGGTGCACCGAAAGATTTGAAACAAGGTACGCGTGTGAAAAACATCCGTATCGTGGAAGGAGACCACAACATCGATTGTAAAATTGATGGCTTTGGCGCAATGAAACTCAAATCAGAATTTGTGAAGAAAATCTAA